A portion of the Carya illinoinensis cultivar Pawnee chromosome 11, C.illinoinensisPawnee_v1, whole genome shotgun sequence genome contains these proteins:
- the LOC122280537 gene encoding cytochrome P450 78A3-like — translation METQVDTLWVLALASKCKAFSSPNTLFLFAFICMAWLALALFYWAYPGGPAWGKYWSKISNKTKAKKIPGPRGFPVLGSVNLMANLAHHKLAAAAELLGAKRLMAYSLGETRFILTCNPDVAKEILNSSVFADRPVKESAYSLMFNRAIGFAPYGVYWRTLRRIAATHLFCPKQINASESQRFEIAAQMVSKIACRPGREFSVRQILKRASLNNMMCSVFGRNYQLEPSSSESNVLGQLVKEGYELLGKLNMSDHLPWLAGLDLQKIRFRCSKLTPKVNQFVNRIIQEHRAQTGQRNHDFVDVLLSLQGPDKLSDQDMVAVLWEMIFRGTDTVAVLIEWILARMVLHPHIQLKVHEELDRVVGRSQPLKESDIQSMVYLPAVVKEVLRLHPPGPLLSWARLSVTDTTVDGYDVPAGTTAMVNMWAITRDPQLWTDPLEFMPERFVCKDGTDVEFSVLGSDLRLAPFGSGRRTCPGKALGLTTVTFWVATLLHEFEWVQSDHNPVDLSEVLKLSCEMANPLTVKVEPRRRS, via the exons ATGGAAACACAGGTGGATACCTTGTGGGTTTTGGCTCTCGCTTCCAAATGCAAAGCTTTCTCTTCCCCAAACACCCTTTTTCTTTTCGCTTTTATATGCATGGCTTGGCTGGCCTTGGCTTTGTTCTACTGGGCTTACCCTGGAGGTCCTGCATGGGGAAAATATTGGTCGAAAATATCAAATAAGACCAAAGCGAAGAAAATACCAGGGCCACGAGGGTTCCCGGTGCTGGGAAGCGTGAACCTTATGGCTAACCTGGCTCACCACAAGCTCGCTGCAGCTGCCGAGTTGCTCGGAGCTAAGCGGCTCATGGCTTATAGTCTCGGGGAAACCCGcttcatcttaacatgcaaccCCGATGTAGCTAAAGAGATCCTCAACAGCTCAGTCTTTGCCGATCGTCCGGTGAAAGAGTCTGCGTACAGCCTAATGTTCAACAGAGCTATTGGCTTCGCTCCTTACGGAGTTTACTGGCGAACACTGAGGAGAATCGCAGCCACTCATCTCTTCTGCCCCAAACAAATCAACGCTTCAGAGTCTCAGAGGTTCGAAATCGCAGCTCAAATGGTATCCAAGATTGCATGTCGTCCCGGCCGAGAGTTCTCTGTCCGCCAGATACTGAAGCGAGCTTCGCTTAACAACATGATGTGCTCGGTTTTCGGTCGAAACTATCAGCTCGAGCCATCGAGCAGCGAAAGTAACGTACTTGGTCAGCTTGTGAAAGAAGGTTACGAGCTGCTGGGGAAGCTCAACATGTCGGACCACCTTCCTTGGCTTGCAGGGCTCGACCTTCAGAAAATCAGGTTCAGATGCTCCAAACTGACCCCTAAAGTGAACCAGTTCGTGAACCGGATTATCCAAGAGCATAGAGCCCAAACTGGGCAAAGAAACCATGATTTTGTGGATGTTCTTCTCTCTCTGCAGGGGCCTGATAAATTATCGGACCAGGATATGGTCGCCGTGCTTTGG GAGATGATATTCAGAGGAACTGATACTGTGGCGGTTTTGATTGAGTGGATACTAGCGAGAATGGTACTCCACCCTCACATCCAATTAAAAGTGCATGAAGAGCTCGATAGGGTCGTCGGAAGATCGCAGCCGTTGAAGGAATCAGACATCCAATCAATGGTTTACCTGCCGGCGGTCGTGAAGGAAGTTCTGAGGCTCCACCCACCAGGCCCACTTCTATCGTGGGCCCGGCTCTCGGTCACGGATACTACAGTCGATGGATATGACGTGCCTGCAGGGACCACAGCCATGGTAAATATGTGGGCAATAACAAGGGACCCACAGCTGTGGACGGACCCACTAGAGTTTATGCCAGAGAGGTTCGTGTGCAAGGATGGTACTGACGTGGAGTTCTCTGTGCTGGGGTCCGACCTCAGGCTTGCACCATTCGGATCGGGTCGTAGGACATGCCCCGGAAAGGCATTGGGTTTGACCACGGTGACCTTTTGGGTGGCAACTTTGTTGCATGAATTTGAGTGGGTGCAATCGGATCACAATCCGGTGGATCTCAGCGAGGTCTTGAAGCTTTCGTGTGAAATGGCAAACCCTCTTACTGTGAAAGTGGAACCAAGGCGCAGATCATAA
- the LOC122282621 gene encoding methionine gamma-lyase-like, giving the protein MAETKTPGFAISDKKHTRSDDFGGDNILSAKKQMLSAASTWDDPAATLAAARHEFGEHGGVNMSIEASATFTVMEPETLSRMFTGELGPDRDFFIYSRHFNPTVLNLSRQMAALEGTEAAYCTSSGMAAISSVLLQLVSSGGHIVASTVLYGGTHALLTHFLPRACNIKTTFVDMSDLESVRNAIVQGRTKVLYFESISNPTLRVANIPELSRIAHEKGVKVVVDNTFAPMVVSPARLGADVVIHSISKFISGGADIIAGAVCGPASLVNSMMDLHQGTLMLLGPTMNPKIAFELSERIPHLSLRMKEHCHRALVFATRMKKLGLKVIYPGLEDHPHHTLLKSFANKEYGYGGLLCVDMETEERANRLMHHLQNSTQFGFMAVSLGYYETLMSCSGSSTSSEMNDEEKAMARISPGLVRMSVGYLGTLEQRWSQLEKAISRMQDSGSFNKY; this is encoded by the exons ATGGCTGAAACCAAAACCCCAGGCTTTGCCATCTCCGACAAGAAACATACCAGGTCCGATGACTTCGGCGGCGACAATATCCTCAGCGCGAAGAAACAAATGCTGTCTGCGGCATCTACGTGGGATGATCCGGCAGCTACGTTAGCTGCTGCTCGCCACGAATTCGGCGAGCATGGAGGCGTGAACATGTCCATCGAGGCCTCGGCTACCTTCACTGTGATGGAGCCGGAGACCCTGAGCCGTATGTTCACAGGGGAGCTCGGCCCCGACCGCGACTTCTTCATCTACAGCCGTCACTTCAACCCGACCGTGTTGAATCTCAGCCGTCAGATGGCGGCTTTGGAAGGCACTGAAGCCGCCTATTGCACCTCCAGCGGCATGGCCGCGATATCCTCCGTACTCCTCCAACTCGTCAGCAGTGGGGGCCACATCGTCGCCTCCACGGTCCTCTACGGCGGGACCCACGCCCTGCTGACCCACTTCCTCCCCAGGGCGTGCAACATTAAGACAACGTTCGTGGACATGAGCGATTTAGAATCGGTGAGGAACGCCATCGTCCAAGGCCGAACCAAGGTGCTGTACTTCGAGTCCATCTCGAATCCCACGCTGAGAGTGGCTAACATACCCGAGCTGAGCCGGATAGCACACGAGAAGGGAGTCAAGGTCGTTGTCGACAACACTTTCGCTCCCATGGTGGTCTCGCCTGCTCGGCTCGGCGCCGACGTCGTGATTCACAGCATTTCTAAATTCATAAGTGGTGGGGCGGATATTATTGCAG GAGCTGTATGTGGGCCTGCAAGTCTTGTGAACTCCATGATGGACCTCCACCAAGGGACCCTGATGCTTTTGGGCCCTACAATGAACCCCAAAATTGCATTCGAACTGTCTGAGAGAATTCCTCACTTGAGCCTAAGAATGAAGGAACATTGCCACCGAGCACTGGTTTTCGCCACAAGGATGAAGAAGCTGGGCCTTAAGGTCATCTACCCAGGGCTTGAGGACCACCCGCACCACACCCTTTTGAAGTCCTTTGCCAACAAAGAGTATGGCTACGGTGGGCTTCTCTGCGTTGACATGGAGACCGAGGAAAGGGCTAACAGGCTGATGCACCACTTGCAGAATAGCACCCAGTTTGGGTTCATGGCAGTTAGCCTGGGATATTATGAGACTCTTATGTCCTGCTCAGGCAGTAGCACCAGCAGTGAGATGAATGATGAGGAGAAGGCGATGGCTCGAATTTCACCAGGGTTGGTGAGGATGTCCGTCGGATACCTTGGGACATTGGAGCAGAGGTGGAGCCAACTCGAGAAGGCGATTTCCAGAATGCAGGACTCGGGTTCCTTCAACAAATACTGA